atatcttctggtttctttgctccatacgacaaagaaatcattaatcatCATGAATCATTTTCGTccaaaaagacatttgagaactactgacattttctggacgaGAAAATACAGACAGATGaatataatcgttagctgcagctctaaactCAACAGGTAGTGTAGTAGCGTGATTTGCCTGTGGCTGTCGTGGCATGAGCTGGTGCTTGTATGACATTTGGTTTTaattttggtaaaaaaaaggtaaaaataaagacCAGGAATtcacacaaataacacaaaagaCGGAAGAAACTatacacactttattttgaggAATAGTTCCAAGTATATATGTTGATATCATTCTCTGGATCTGCTGTCAAGAAGCATATCAGTGCTGTTCTTATTTTAtactcttacttacttctacaTCTATCCTCAGGCATGTCTCACCCTGACGAGCTTCACCGACTTTGTCATTTGTGCTTCTTGTTGCAGAAATGTCTCCTACAATCCTCTTCTCCGCATTCACCCGAGCCACTTCAACCATCTGACACATCTTCagtctttgtgagtgtgtgtacacacacacacaaacatacacacacacacacacacacacacactcagtgctGCAGCCTGtttgataatgaaaatgtgctcttctttctttctctaggGCGCTAGAAGGAATAGAAATCCCGGATATTCAGACTAAGATGTTTCTCCCTATGGAGAACCTGTCCCACATGTGTGTACCATCCCACACACGTGTCACAATCCTCTCCCACCAAAGAAAATGTCGCGTTATCTCTGTCAATGTCTCTGTGCGTTCTCTTTTGCCAGATACTTTACAAAGTTCCAGTACTGCTCGTACGCGCCACACGTCAGGTCCTGTAAGCCCAACACAGACGGTATATCTTCCTTTGAGGACCTGCTGGCTAACATAGTGCTGCGAGTGTCCGTCTGGGTCATGGCCTTCATTACGTGCTTTGGCAACCTCTTAGTCATCGGCATGAGGTCACTGATCCGAGCGGAGAACAATCTGCATGCTGCCTGCATCAAGGTCCTGTGCTGTGAGTAACCATACGCTACGATGCTACTATAATACATAAAGTCTACAATTAACCCTTAAAAATGCACTTTGCAATGCCGTAATTACacaattataaaataaaagtaggGTTAACAATCATCATATCCGACTGTGAgcaatttcatgtattttatttacgtgaaagctttcaaaaagtggaattttaaagtagttttcctAAAGAGCCTTTGGAGTaacaaactcaccaaatttcATCCCGATCTGACGACTTTTGTCTGACCATGACCATGATCCACTGTTGGTATCGGGTTTTCTTCTGTGCGAATGACTCTGGCCTCTTCCCACttcatgaaatgtaaaattCCAAACAACAATCTAGAAAAGTACAGAGGTTACGCTGCAGAAGTAAAAGataatcactcaaaaaaaatgaaaaatgcgTTATGGTTTGTACAAATTGAAtgcattaaagaaaaataaattaaagaaaaatccATAATAAATCCATTTTCACACTCACATAGTTTTGTATTCTCTGTATTCTCCTGCTCTACAATTCTGTGATCCACTTTACTTATGAATCATGTCCCTCTCTGAATCTCATTCCTCTTCCAGGCttcactccccctccctctgctctctctctcgcccttTTTATTCAGCACATAACTTTTCCAAATGTACAGAACCTTGAGCCCATAAAGCCCGTCATATTTTATCCCAAATTCAAATTTTACATCATTGTCACGTGGACCCGCTGATGTACTGTCTCCAATCATCCATCCAGGTGCAGACTGCCTCATGGGCGTGTATCTTTTCTTTGTCGGAGTGTTCGATGTGAAGTTTCGTGGGCAGTACAACCGCAACGCTCTGCTCTGGATGGAGAGCGTGGAGTGTCGGACCATCGGATTCCTCGCCATGCTCTCGTCAGAGGTAACGCATGAGTGACACGCCACGACTTCCACGTGTCGATGTCGGCCTCTGTCGTCTTGATTTGATAACACCAGGTTACGCCGCAGTCGTTTTTCTCCCGTCACTCTGTGAGCCGCTGTGTTCTGATTTTCCGCTTCACACGACGCGAGGTTCCAAACAGCGGGGCTCAGTGAAAAGAGGCGCTTACCTCACTGAGTGGTTGGACGTGGGAAACCTCTCACCCGCGGCTACTCATCTAACAGCTCAGTGTGGCTGCTCGTCTGCGCCACTTCACCCCCCACATCATTGAAGtcaacagctaaaaaaaaagaaataagtgcTCTCTTGTTGTTgcagatgtatttttaaaaaatgactttcatttCATGATGGATTTTAATAACCCATGTCCTTTTTATGTGATCACTTAACCGTTTATTAAGTCGACAGACaggtttttatagttttatgaGCTGCAAATTCATCTCAACTGAGATTTTTGAGTGTCAGGGGACCAATGATGGAagctctggagtcagtgatgagataAGTTGAAGGATTTTATTGgacagctcagatctgaggagaccTGAGGCGCCATCGCAGATTGTGGGGAGCAGCGTGAAAGGTCTGATACATATAGTTTAGTAaaggcgtgtttccaccggctcaaCTCGACTCACCTTGGCGCGGCGCTGTTAAATTGCGTTTCCATGGGCTGAAGATTATGTGTTTCCTCCTtcagcaacattaaaatacaaaacctCCACCTTGCAACTTTTATCCCTCATGAGCCACTATTGTAATGGATACTTTTAGCCGTGAGTAATCGACTGTAATCTCTTCTCGCGGGAGAAATAAATGCCGTCCCTTTATGAGCACAATAGATTCAACGCGTAAAGGCAGTGGCAGGTTCATAACTTATGCAATGTAAATTTATTATGCCTCTTATAAAACCGTTCACTAGATATAAATTATAGACATTAAACAACCTGTTTTTCCTGATTCAGTGCCTGGACCTTTCTCCTTAAGCGCACTGTTTTACGGTATTTGGGATTTACTTAATCCAACACTTCACATACTAATTGTAATTAGTGTATagtatgtgtaaaaaaaaaacatttatttatttacttgcaAACTTCAACCCAAACCAAAATCCTCACTTATTTACCTTCCCCCTGcacctcattcattcaccataTTGTTTCACTTATTTGTGCAGTTGTGTTGTCGTGTTTCTGTGTACGTTTTATGTGTTATCGCACATAGTAATGCGTCATGTTCCCTGTATGTGCACTCATCCTAATCAGTAAAGCTGATTCTGAGTATTCCAGGACTCCAGGAGCCGTTACGACTCCATTTCTGattttgaatgtgttgtttttgtcaaattttggaattTGCAAATCTCATAAAGTGGAAATTATTAAGTGGAATTAAATCTCACCAAAGCCAATCAGGCCACTGATCTAATTAACAGATATAAAGTTTATCTGTGTACAATAAAAGTAATCATATATGGACACAATTATTGACCCGATTTGACCCTTCAATCACGATAAATAATGCCATATTGGCGTTGATCTACAGTTAAATTCCCAATCTAACTttagaggaaacaaaaaagcaaTGTTCATTTGCTCAAAGGTTTGTGAAACTTAGAGATTCAAGTCTTGCATCGCCCTAACAAACCCCCAAGAAGGGTGAGTTTGCGCTTCACCCTCGCATTAGTCTGTGTCTGTACACATTGGGGAATTTAACTGTGACAGacgatttattttttgttcttgtgaTGGATTATCTGAAGCAAGAAACAGGCCATTTATAAATGTAAGCAACACGTCGGAggggaataaataaatccataagtttataatgaaaaaaaaactaaacgttttggggtttcttcttcttatttttttattattattattctctcaGGTGTCTGTTCTCCTCCTGACCTATCTGACTCTGGAAAAGTTCTTGGTTATTGTCTTTCCCTTCAGCAACCTACGCCCAGGAAAACTTCAGACGGGGGTGAGTGACACGACATCTCTGCTGACgacgtgtgtttttatttttactgaataaatatttgactttttttcatagaagaaataacaaaagaagCACTTTATTGCACACCTAAGGTAATTTGGCACATAAAATAATCATACATCTgtagtttttcagttttaaaataatattctcTAGTGCCACTATTGTGATAAATGTTCTCCATTTGGTCTTCGTATTAAGTGGATACGACTTTCGCTGAATGTGTGCTCAGAAATTGACAAATTATTCACAGTCAGATCCTCAGATACTTGAGTTTTTCTATAATTAGACTCTTGCTCTGCCAGAACTGATCCTAATTAGAGCACAGCTGTGTAACGCTCGCAGTATCTCCGGAGTTTAGtcaaaaaatgtacattattatACGTATAATTAAAGGGCACTGCTGTGTTTCGTGGGTGCAGCTAAGCCACAGGAGTGTGCTGTGATCGGAGTCACCTGGGCTGTGCAGAAACTCAAAACTgcataaaaaaagaggaaaaaacacacaagttctTAATGGTTTCACTCAGTCTGAAAATATAAGATCAAAGATGAATAAGTAAATTTAAAGCATACATTTATAACAGATGTGACATTTGCTTTTGCCTGAATCAGTtcagtatgtgtttgttttgcacactTTTGCTTATATTGTTTCGTCTTTGACCCGCACCTACTCGTGTTTCTGGTTGTGCACgggggttttctttttttgtactatTTGCATTAAAAGCTCCGTTCTCCGGTGTCTGTCAGCTTCAGTTAGAAAGCTTTGCCGTCCACAGTTGCCTCCACAAATGACTTGTCCATCAACAGGCGATAATTGAAGCTGAACTAAATCTTTGACTCCACTTAAATAACCAAGAGTGGAACCAGGAGTCATcgtttaacttttatttttttaaatgtgggcCTTTGAAGTGAAACCTGTCATTAATGctaacgtgtgtgttttttcctgtgaGGTGGTGCTGGCCTCTATCTGGCTACTGGGGTTCATTATTGCTGCCGTGCCTCTCATGAATGAGGACGTGTTTGGAAACTATTATGGACGCAACGGAGTCTGCTTCCCCCTGCACTCTGACAGGCAAGAAAACCCTACTGCCAAAGGATATTCCACAGGGATTTTTCTGGGTAAATTTAAGCAAAAGTTTGTAAAAATTTTACAGTGACTATAAAATTGATCAATTAActcgagaaaaaaaaagtggcagcagctttttgtctttgttttttttagcacttGAGGGAAAGTGCAGTGTTTGATTATGAAtttggtaaaaagaaaagaacaagatgttaaaaatgtaaatgaagccAGACAGAGTAAAAATGGTTAAAGACGGcggctaaatacaccagactcctctgttaaatgatgacattttagacatttcctttgctaaatgtcggagattaacccacattttcaggactattaagtctttttaactgatctacagtttgggcattgttcggtttgattcttgtgcctcttcctgtgacggcactctgacgaCATCACGCGCGGTATCGGCTCACCTCATCttagcaggtactaaaaaagtaccaggtattatcgctaatggaaaagcaaaactgccgtgccgaggcgaggcaagtAGTGCTCGTGGAAACACGCCAATAGTGATGGGCTTTACATCACGAGCAATGGAGGGAAGGCAAAAGCATGACAGCTGTATTAATTAAGTGAGACGGCAGCAAACTTAAGGCTaaggaaataaaatgttgaaagagaaaaGACATTGCACATTGGAGGTTTCACTCTTTGTGATCCAAACTTAACTtgaagttccaaaatctactgaATTTCCAAGGATtccaaaaataaagtgttattgCAAGAAGTCAAGCTGTTGCATATCATGGagaaaattgaattaaaacGACCAACGCTGCATGATTCATGTAGGAAGTGATTGCAGtgtcgcttttttttttcttcttccttcaccGTTCCCAGAGCAAACTAATCCCACTTTAATTGCTATTGTACACAGTGTCCTAACCACCTACCACAACAAGTAATAGCCTTTGCACCTTCACTGAGGCCATTAAACAGCAAACACCACTCCTCCATGAACAATACATGATTAGTCGGGGCTTCTTATTAGCCCGTGTTGTCGCTGAGAAGCAGCGGAAGTCTGGCAACGGTGACAAATCCATTACAGAGACTGACGGTCTCAGAGGGCGCCGACAGTTCCAACCACTCTGCTGTTTAAATAAGAATCCTCTGAATGAATTCAAAGAGGTGCCactgtgtgttgctcaaggccactttgtttttgttgtgcacGCTGAAGACATTTTGTCCATTCAGGGTTTAAGCTTTTACGTCTCGGTTTTGGCTTTTCAATTCCAGTTTTTTGTTTGAAGCCTATCAGTTTTTGCCAGGTCAGTCAAGGACAACGGCAGGAGTTCATGCTCGAAAGTACGTAGAGatctgtaaagaaaaaaaaccccaaaaaccaACAGTCTGTGATTCCACGTCCAAATGGCACAGGTGATGTTATTACTGTCGATATTTCAAAGGAACTACTGACAGCAGAAAAGCGGAGGTCGTAACGCAGGACGTAAACCACTCATTAGGAGTAAGAGTAGGAAGGCAGGCGTGTTATTAGCAAAGATAAAAAAGCTAGAACCAGGTTTTATGGACTGATGTGTGAGCCCAAGCTTAACCTCAAGGGTACATGGTCTTCATCGTCAGGCCCGGGAATCAGTATTGATGATTTATTGATGCGGCAAAATGCTGGAGAAGCATTTAATCTACTAGTTCACAGAGAAATGCATCAAAACGAAAGGACTTCCtggagaagagagaaaacatacacacacaagcgaAGCATCATGTCCAAACTACGGTCCGCGGGCCAATCGCAGCCCTCGGTAAAGGTGTTTCACGGCCCAAAGCTTTGgtttaataatgtattatttatagcCAGGGATGgagttggacaaaaaaaaatcgcTTTCACTCCTGCGTGACTTAGATTTGGttatatttccatttaaaaatgataattacatttttataaaacagtgcatttgtatgtaaatgttactgttaaaaaaaagggaaaaaaaggacactttAGACACCCCTGACTTAAACAAATCATTAGCACCAAGTCTGGTGATGTCAGTTAGTCACAGGCTTAATGCACCGCTGTTTATTACTAAACTAACTTTGTTTACTAAAGATTATAGACACAGATATTTAGACACATCTGCAGTAGATGCACTGTACAATTTTCAAACTAATAACTAATCTTGTCACAAAATAAGCTACAAATAATGATGTGGCATTTCATGGCCACTGAACTTCAACCCTGAGCCACTGAACtgaacattaaataaatgttcatgCATTAACACCACCTGTGGAGCCATTTGCCTGCAAAATTCAGTACTTttgatgcttttaaaaaacctttttggAGGTAGTTTTACTTTGGTATACTTgtatttttatatcttttacatcttcatgtatgtaaatgttcTCGTGCACTTGTTTAGGTCTGAACCTGGTGGCGTTCCTGGTGATCGTCTTCTCCTACTCCAGCATGTTCTTCTCCATCTACAAAACGGGCATTAACGCCACAGACCTGAGAAGCAGGCTGCACAAAGATGTGGCCGTGGCCAACAGGTTCTTCTTCATCGTGTTCTCTgacgccctctgctggattccCATATTCTTGGTCAAAATCCTCTCACTGTTGAAGGTGGAGATACCTGGTGAGTGATTAAATGGTTAAGTTTTGGACATTTCAACCAGATGATCTGGTGATAGTGATCAGACCATCTGTGTTCTATTGTTTGAACTATTTGCTAACATATTTGTGGCATTAAAGTACACTGGAACACACTCTTCTTCAAACTTTCTTCTCTTTTAGGGACCATCTCCAGCTGGGTCGTCATCTTCATCCTGCCCATCAACAGTGCCCTGAACCCCATCCTTTACACGTTGACCACCAGCTTCTTCAGGGAGCAGGTGGAACTCTTACTCTGCCGCTGGCAGAGGAGACACATCTTGAAAAAGGACCGCAAAAGCCTCACTTCCTCCACAATCTTCATGGAGACGGCGCGGCCTCCCTGCTACCAGCAGCCGGGCTACTTCCAGCGGGTGTCGCTCAACGGCGCGGATCCTCGCTATGCCTGAGGGAGGCGGGAACTTTCCTGGAAACTATCGACGCAGGGG
This genomic stretch from Solea senegalensis isolate Sse05_10M linkage group LG13, IFAPA_SoseM_1, whole genome shotgun sequence harbors:
- the rxfp2a gene encoding relaxin receptor 2a produces the protein MSRQNLSSNRIRELPKNTFKNLSKSLLKLNVSYNPLLRIHPSHFNHLTHLQSLALEGIEIPDIQTKMFLPMENLSHIYFTKFQYCSYAPHVRSCKPNTDGISSFEDLLANIVLRVSVWVMAFITCFGNLLVIGMRSLIRAENNLHAACIKVLCCADCLMGVYLFFVGVFDVKFRGQYNRNALLWMESVECRTIGFLAMLSSEVSVLLLTYLTLEKFLVIVFPFSNLRPGKLQTGVVLASIWLLGFIIAAVPLMNEDVFGNYYGRNGVCFPLHSDRQENPTAKGYSTGIFLGLNLVAFLVIVFSYSSMFFSIYKTGINATDLRSRLHKDVAVANRFFFIVFSDALCWIPIFLVKILSLLKVEIPGTISSWVVIFILPINSALNPILYTLTTSFFREQVELLLCRWQRRHILKKDRKSLTSSTIFMETARPPCYQQPGYFQRVSLNGADPRYA